The sequence below is a genomic window from Haloferax mediterranei ATCC 33500.
TTTCTCTGCGACCGACCCCAAGAGTAACCGGTCGATGCCACCGCGGCCGTGTGTCCCCATCACGATAAGGTCGCAGTCGCCGCGCTCGGCGAACTCGACGATTTCCCGACTCGGTGACCCTTCGAGGACGTGCGTCTCGACCGGGATATCGTGTTCCTCGGCCGTCCGTTTAATCAGTCTGAGGGCCGCTTCGGCGTCGGAACGCAACAGTTCATCGACGCCTTCCCACGATGATTCCGCTGGAAGTCCGACGAAACTTCCCGCATTTACGACGTAGACCCCGTGTAGTTCCGCATTGTGAACCCCCGCAAGCGCGGCCGCGTGGGTCGCGACGCGCTCGGACCCGTCTGACCCGTCGATGGGGACGATAATTCGGTCATACAACACCATGACACATGGTAACATATTCTTACCAGTAGTAATAACCCTTTGCTACGTGAGGAGTACTGCGAGAATATGATGTGAAGCTGATTGGTCTGAGAAGGTGTCACCGGTGACGGTCGACAGCCGCTCAGAGATGGACGTCTTTTACGTCCGACAGTCCGGCTCGACGGACGACGGCGCGGACCACGTCTTGGACGCCTGCGAGGTTGTCCGTGTCGCCGTCGAGGACGAGCAGTTTCCCCTCGCGGCCCTCCTCGATGAGTCCATAGTTCAGGTCCGCGAGGTCGGCCCCGTTTATCGTCGCCATT
It includes:
- a CDS encoding universal stress protein, producing the protein MVLYDRIIVPIDGSDGSERVATHAAALAGVHNAELHGVYVVNAGSFVGLPAESSWEGVDELLRSDAEAALRLIKRTAEEHDIPVETHVLEGSPSREIVEFAERGDCDLIVMGTHGRGGIDRLLLGSVAEKVVRASNVPVLTVRIAGGRDNTDESAVEVPVESAADSPVDAETTADTTATVDGER